The Solanum dulcamara chromosome 6, daSolDulc1.2, whole genome shotgun sequence genome contains the following window.
GAACAATTGGAATCTGATGCTGCCGTGGGGTCTGAGCTCTTGCTCTAGTTTGAGAACCCTCAGGTGTACCATTCACCCTCACactctgattaaatccttcgagcGCATCCAATACTCGTATCAAAGTGGCCTGAAGCAATGGTGCAGTAGCAGACTCTtgagggacctgttcctctCTACCATCAATCTGTGGCTCAAGAGAAGCCTCTCTAGCACGACCTCTAGCTGGCGCCGCCCCTCGGGCACGACCTCTGCCTGCCGCCACACCCCGACCACGGCCTCTAGTTCGGCCTCTATCCCTACCCCTAGTTGTGGTTCCAACATTAACCTCGGGAAGTGCCTCTCTTCCTCTACCTCTAGTCGTAATTCTGGTCCTGGCCATCTGTCAGAAGGGACACGCAAAAATTCAGTACCAACACAACACGCacgatacaaagtgaaagaacaaaagggaaatttcctaaaagtcctcatagcctctcgaagataagtacagacgtctccgtaccgatccgcaagactctacttaaacttggcttgtatacacgtgagacctatgaacctggggctctgataccatctttgtcacgacccgaattcgggtgtgatggcactcatctcaatccaccgagataagtcagcctaatacccaatgaaagatagatgcggaagaaaaagaaataaatccaaatctaacttaaccgaaaataagtaaaacaaactcaaactcccccaagattggttgtcacgtgtacaagccactaatttattatcgaagcacgaaaagaaatacagtcacaatgtctttgtctctagaataggactaaaacataagaaacgagcaagaggtgtccgctagatagatgtaacagctacctcgacactcggaatgataATATCCTCAGAAGCGGTAGTAAActgtaggagatcaagcaggcctgtgctcacaacctacacaagtgtggaagcaaggggtgagtaccaaacaacacggtactcagcaagtggataactaaaactaagcaaagcttaatagatacaagtactcctgtcctcccaaccgaacctccttaactacaacctgcataaaatcagcccaactctacacttgtacaataacaacagtaatacagtccacaaattctcatcaatgaatcataccaagtcaagttcaacatacacagagcaatataggggtaaacacaaattcacaaatgtcagaaaggtgcaatgcaatgcaataaaatgatgcatgtctgtcctatcggtacacatccgctgaatcacagtccggaacccatgggggacatttctgtccatgtaacctgccacggagcgtgtggcccgtcccctcaatatatatatcttgccacggagcgtgtggcccgacccctttatttcataatatctgccacggagcgtgtggcccgacccctttgttcatattacctgccacggagcgtgtggcccgaccccttttgtttcatatcattttcagtatcaacacaatatgtcagaaccagtgcaatcaattcatgttcatataattcacgataataacatgacaaccacaataatttttcatatctcacatcaacatagtcatttcacatgtccaaaatcacaacatatcaattccaccaatacatgtcattagatcaccattttataccctcatctccatttttttttttaaggtcaatcatacagtcaataatccagtccaattttttattactccctagtatatatgacacggaaatacaagcatctataagcttaaactgaggtttagaaattcacttgcctcaaataatcaagaaattacttcgggacttgagccttcccttttcgttgggcctccaaataagtataatctaatcaaataaataaccacaataagatttcaagaAGAACAAcccccatattactatatgtctaacTTAGACTCAATCTATAGTCAATTTCCTAATTTGGATGTCAATTAGTATATCAAGTCTCATAGCCTTAAATTTTAAGCTTAGGGTTAAGTCCCAATTTCTCCAAATATATAAAATCTAATGATCTTCAtttaatacaatacacctaatatttaattacatatatcaaTACTTAAATCATGGAATGATAACTATAAGAAAATCCGAAATCAAAGCTAAGGTACACAAAGACTACATCTAACCATGTAAATGAATATTAAACCACCGAATTAGACCAcaaacaaacataaaaaaaaaactattgtcAATAAATCAATGATCCATTCTGTAGCATCTTAGCCTAATAATTATCCCACAATTATTGTCCAATCATTACCCATAGTTTACCACTAATATTCTAGAAATTTTCCAACATAACTCGTGCAGCAATTCAattcttcttattttatttttttccttcttaaaAACTTGAACTAACAAAGAATATCATAGTGGATGAAAAGTCAAAAGACATAAAACTATGCAAACTAATTGATATGCTCTAAATCAATGGATTTTATTTTTACCTCGAGAAATCGTGGTTGCTCTTCGTCTTTCAAGACAGGCGACAGGTGAGTTTctgttctattttttttttgtaaaagtaATTAGAtactaaaagtgacaaaccctactaacctattttaataaataaagtggtttAAGATATTAACTAAACTAACACTTTagtccatcaattaaattagttatctaaagttaccccttaactaattaacctagttattgaatagtccaaatttatatttttattttattttattattattattattattattattattattttttttttttttggagagaatattttatggaagagagattactcattctcaaaatgaccaaacgggtcattacatcacTAATCTTcaatacatttattttttattttatttttttatccaaCTTCGAAAATAATACCTTTTTTGGTCAGTGaaccccccccccaaaaaaaaagaatttagaaaaaataagaaataaaatttaaaaacaatACCCAAATGAATCGGATCTAGAATTATAAACTTATAATTAATCCTTCACtaatcttctttttcttttcatttcagTCAATTTTGAAGCTTCTCCTCATTGATTTGCATCAGCCATGGCCGAGGTAAAGCAAAAATTTTCCAAGAAAAGACAAACCCTAGTTTGATTTTGTTATAATAGTCTAAATTTTCCTTTTCAAACTTTTTTTCAttcgttttgggtgattcaattcTTATTCATGGATTTCAAAGGATTTAATTGATATATGGTGAGTTAATATAAAAGAACAGATTTTTATAGGAAATTTTTGTAGTTTCTTTGACGATCTAATAGTTTTATGCAGAACCCATGTTGGTTGTTGTTTTGGTTGATGTGTATGTGCTTAGATAAATATGTATAGATGtgggatttttcttttttttttccggaTAACGGTGGTGTCCGGGCAAGCTTGGGCTCACCTGGACAAATGATTGGTTAGACAAATACGAATAGACGtgggatttttttttattactgtGGTGTCTGGGCAAGTTTGGGCAACACTTCAACTAATGGTCGGTGTGTATGTGTTTAGATAAATATGTATAGATGTGGGATTCTTTGTTTTAATAACCGTGATGTTTGAGCAAACTTCCGTGCACCTTGACTAATTTTATGGGGTACATGCCACCTCCCAGTAGGTACTAGGTAACTTTGTTCACCAAGGCTACAATAGATGGAAAGTGTTTTGTGTCTACTGAGATTTGAACGTGAGACCTCATGATTCTCAATCCATTTCATTGACCACTGTGCCACATCCTTGGGTGTTGTGGGATTTTTTCTTATTTGCGTGTGTAAGGTGAGTTTTAgttctttttagtcaaagaaTTGCTTGTAGAGGTTATTGGTTTTATGGGTTATGGATGAATATGGAAGTTGGTGTATGGAAAGGTGTAAAGTCCAAGTCTTTCATCTAAGCGTTTTCATGTGAGGAATAAGTAAAGAACTAAAACACAACGGGGAAAAAAGTTGAAGAATTTGGATGAATAGGTTGTATACTTGAAGGATTGCGGTATTGGATTCAACTAGATTGTTGGATTGTGATTGAATGAAGACAATTTTTCGAGTTCTGTGAAATAGTACTAAGCTTTAGCAGCAATTTAGAATGATGTTTGAGGTATGAGATCTCATCTCCAGCTTAAATGAGTTCTAGAAATTGTTAGTTTGTAGCCTACATGCttcaagtatttttcttttttactgaGATGGTGGTAAGTTaatcagaaacaacctctctacctcccaagATATgggtaaggtctacgtacactctaccctcttcATATCCCACTTGTAGGAGTACATtaggtatgttattgttgttgttgttggtgacAAGTTTATCGAATTTATAATCAGGttaacaattcacttaaggtCGATAACACATTCAAGGTTTTCACTGTAGAGAATTTGTGAGGCTTGTCTGTGGAAATGACTTCAATCTTCTCTCAGTATTTTTGATAAGAAGATTGCTCAGTGTCACTGCGTTTAAAAGGTGGGTCGCGTGATGTTACCAGAAACTACTGTTTGTTTCACTTTTGAGGACAATAATGTGAATATGTTTACCTGTCGCATTAAGTTTCTCGATTTAACATTCAGTTTGGTATAGATCTTTTGGTTTTTGGTATTCAGAAAGCTTCAGTTTTAGAAATAGAGGACTTTACGATTCTTGTTGTAGCCAGCAAGTATTATATTgataaaaggtaaaaacaaattGTAACTAAAAATGAAAGATAAGTTGCAATGCTCTCTCTTTTTAAGGTGTTTAATAATTTTCTGCATCTTCGTGAACGGATTTCACTTGGATTACTTTGGTACTTGTTACTCACATTCTGTTGATGCCTTCCCCCCTGTGTGTCTTTCAGATTGAACTTAAGACTGCCCCAGCTGATTTCAGGTTCCCAACAACCAACCAAACTAGGCACTGTTTCACACGCTATGTCGAGTTTCATAGGTAAATTCCCATGCTTTTTACAGAATTTGGTGCTTCATAGACTTGTTACTCTGCTGTTTGTGTAAGCATGACGTTTAACGGATTAATAATTAGAAGACTTGGGAATCGATCTTTATTTCTTCTCTGAAAGAGAACAATGAAAGGTTTGTTCTAGGTTAGTGTCCACCAGATTAAAATCATCTGCTAAACTAGGGGCTGAACTCTCATTATTGAAATTTTGCTTAGACGGTTTGGAATCCTGCTTAATGCATGC
Protein-coding sequences here:
- the LOC129892997 gene encoding uncharacterized protein LOC129892997, which encodes MARTRITTRGRGREALPEVNVGTTTRGRDRGRTRGRGRGVAAGRGRARGAAPARGRAREASLEPQIDGREEQVPQESATAPLLQATLIRVLDALEGFNQSVRVNGTPEGSQTRARAQTPRQHQIPIVRDPVDQPPAGPRADEDGIQVGGAQVAPVLMLTDDEQRRYERFRKMDPPQFQGGKTEDAHD